The Nostoc sp. PCC 7524 nucleotide sequence GACCTACACTCCACCCAAAATACTCACTTTTGAGGAATTTGTCATCCAATATGGTGATAATACACGTTACGAACTCATTGACGGAGAGCTAAGAGACATGGAGCCTACAGGCCCCCACGAAGCTGTGGCAGGTAGTATTGCTGGTAGAATCTATGTAGAAATTTTTAGTTCTAATTTGAACTGGCTAATTCCCAAAACTTGTCTGATTAAACCACCTGCGGCGGCAGCTACAGCTCTGCGTCCTGACGTGATTGTCTTAGATAAAGCAAAACTTAGTCAAGAACCACTCTGGCAAAAAGAACCCATTATCTGTAATGGCAGTACAATCAAGCTTGTGGCTGAAGTTGTTAGTACAAACTGGCAGGATGATTATGCCAGAAAAGTTGAAGAATACGCTTTGCTAAACATTCCAGAATATTGGATTGTAGACTTTCGTGGTTTGGGTGGGTTGCAATTTATTGGTAATCCCAAACAACCTACCTTGACTATCTGTCATTTAGTTAACGGTGTCTACCAACAGCAGCAATATCGCTTAGGGGATACTATTCACTCTTATCTGTTGCCAAATCTACAAATAAAACTCGACGATTTGATGCCTAATAGTTAAATAGTGCTACTAGAGTTTAAGCTAGTACGAGTGAACTATACATACATCTAAAATGTCTGACTTAATTTTATTTTGGCATCGCCGGGATTTACGCATTGCAGATAATACAGGATTAGCTTTGGCAAGAGAGCAAAGTCCGCAAGTAGTGGGTGTATTTTGTCTTGATTCTAATATTCTGGAACGGGATGACGTAGCACCTGCGAGAGTGACTTACATGATGGGCTGTTTGCAAGCACTACAACAGCGATATGCCCAAGCTGGAAGTCAATTATTAATCCTTCATGGTGAACCTGTACAGGCAATTCCTCATTTAGCTGAGACGTTACAAGCCAAAGCAGTGTTTTGGAATTGGGATGTGGAACCATACTCCCAAATACGCGATCGCGCTATCATGGAAAGCTTAAAAGCCAAAGGTATAGAATTTCTCACCCAAAACTGGGATCAAATTCTCCACGCCCCAGAAGAAATTCGTTCAGGTAGCAATACACCCTACACTGTTTATACCCCCTTCTGGAAAAATTGGATTAGCAAACCGAAGGCGCAACCCGTCGCCACGCTGGAAAATACGGCAGGATTAACAGAAAAACAACAGGAACTGGCAAAACAAGCCGGAGCGATCGCCTTACCGACAGCCAAAGAGTTAGGATTTGTTTGGGATACAGACTTAATTATTTCTCCAGGGGAAGCAGCCGCCCAAGAGAAACTAGAGGAGTTCACCGCCAAAGCCATTACAGAATACCAAGAACAGCGCAACTTTCCAGCCGTTGATGGCACATCACAACTGAGTGCTGCCTTAAAATTTGGTGTCATTGGCATCCGCACAGTTTGGCAAGCCACAACCGCAGTATTAGAAGATTGCAACAGCGAAGAAGTCACCACCAGCATCCGCACATGGCAACAAGAACTAGCTTGGCGGGAATTTTATCAACACGCTATGTACCACTTTCCCGAACTAGCTGAGGGTGCTTACCGCGATATCTTTAAAAGTTTCCCGTGGGAAAATAACGAAGAACATTTTCTAGCTTGGTGCGAAGGTAAAACGGGTTATCCCATTGTCGATGCCGCCATGCGCCAGATGAATGAAATTGGCTGGATGCACAATCGTTGTCGGATGATTGTGGCAAGTTTCCTCACCAAAGATTTATTAATTAATCCACAGTGGGGAGAAAAATATTTTATGCAGAAGCTGATTGACGGTGATTTATCCGCTAACAATGGCGGTTGGCAATGGAGTGCTTCTAGTGGCATGGATCCCAAACCCGTGCGGATTTTTAACCCAGCTAGTCAAGCCCAAAAATTTGATCCCGATGCTGAGTATATTCGCCAGTGGTTGCCAGAATTGCGGTCTATTGATACAGAATATTTAGTCACTGGTAAAATTACCCCCCTAGAACGTCGTGCCGTTGGCTACCCTGATCCGATAGTGGATCATAAAAAACAGCAACAGCAATTTAAACTGCGTTATCAGCAGCAAAAGGGAGGTAAGGAGTAGGGAGTGGGGAGGAGCCACTGCGTTGGGCGGCTATGCCGACTTGTAGCAAGTGGCGTTGGGGAGTGGGGGAGGGGAGCAGGGGAAGCAGGGGAAGCAGAGGAGTAGGGGAGGAAAACTAATGACTAATAACTAATAACTCTTGCCTATTGCCTATTGCAAGAGTGCCTATTGCCTATTCCCTAATAACTTACGGCTATTGAGTGGTTGGATAGGGCGAGAATTGTGGGGAAAAATGGCGGCAAATTGTTGAATTTGTTGCCAAGATACTTCTATTGGTTGCTGCATGACAAACCACAGTACATCTTCAGAGCAGGGTGGTGTGGTGAGGGAACCACGATACTCATAGAAACTGCGATCGCTTGGCAACAATTGACTAACATTAATACTGATATTTTCAAACAGTTGTTCTGGCTGTGGCTGACTCGGCATGACATCCCAAATGGTTTGCAGAATTGGGTTTAATGCCCCTGCTTGGGCAAATATACCTACAACTGCTAACTTGCCAGCCGCACTACGATGAACTAAATGAATTTCTAAGTCGAAAGGTTGTCCAGTAATTTGGTGTTCGCTGGGATGATGAAAGTGAAACTGAAGTAAGTTAAAGATTTCACCTTTAAATGTGATCGAACTACCTGGTGTGTAGTTTACTTGAATGCTATGATCATTGTTAATAATTTTTAATGGTGTGTGGCGATAGTTGAAGACTAGGGCTGCCGTTTCAATGTCAGTTGTACCTTGAAGATTAATCGGCGTTTGTTGTCTGCCGGTTTGGCATAGTTGATATTCTGGAGCAAGTTCTGCCCAGTGTTCCGGGCTACCTACGCCTATATAACCCCATTTAATGTTCTCTAAAGTAGTAGCAGATGCTGGAAATGATCTAGTGTAGGCGATCGCTTCTCCTAAAGCACTAGCTCCGAGCAATTTTAGTAAGTTTCGTCTATACATATTTGCCTAGCTTACCCAGGAAGAGTGAAAAACTCTAACTCTCAAAACAATAAATATGGGCTAATAAACTCTACTCCTGGTTGCGTATACCTGACTATAGATTCCCTCTTCGTAATTCATAGTCTACATTAACAAGGTAATCTCACACTAGGAAAATGCTTAGTCGTGGCAAACAACCAAAACTTGGAGGAGCAATTAATCTCCCAGGCAGCTGAGAGACAGGTATCAGATCAGCTAGATGCAGTAGAAGAAATCGATATATTTGTACAAACTAATCTCTTAAAAATAGTTCAGGGACAAGCTGATGGAGTGACAGTTTCTGGGCAAGGCTTAGTAACTAAAGATAATATTCGTGTCCAAGAAATTAAACTCGAAACAGATAGCATTGATATTAATCCTGTCAGAGCGATTTTTGGACAGATAGAATTGAATAAACCAGTTAATTTTGTAGCTCGTGTTACTCTCAAAGAAGCTGATCTAAACCACGCTCTCAATTCTCCAATATCTCGCAAGTTCGTGCAGAAATTCCAGTTAGATGTGGAGGGAAAGACTGTTAACTTTGATTTAGAGGAAATGCAGTTATCTTTATCTGAGAACGGCCAAATAATAACACGGGGAAAATTACAATTAAAAGAAAATGGACATCAGCGTTTACTAGGATTTACAAGCATGATTCGCCCACATACACGCTCCCATCCCATCATGCTAGAAAGTTTTAACTGTACTCAAGGAGGAGGACTTTCTACAGGATTTATTCTGTCTTTGATGCAAAAAATGGAAGAACTGGCAAATTTACCTTATTTAGAAATGGATAATATAAAATTGAGAATTCAAAATATTGAGGTGCAGAAAGAAACTTTAATTCTTTTAGTCAGAGCTAATGTCGGTGACATACCTGATTACATCACATAGGCTAGATAATTATATCATTGTTAGCAACCATTAACTGATTTTTTAACTAATTCTCAAGATTGTAATTTCTGCTGACGCTCTGTAATATTATCAAGCCACTCTATTCTAAAATTAAAATATGCAAGAATATGATGTAGTAATTATCGGTGCAGGACACAACGGGCTAGTATGCGCGGCGTATTTGCTCAAAGCTGGCTATAGCGTCCTCCTACTAGAAAAACGTTCTGTTCCAGGTGGTGCAGCCACAACAGAAGAATGTTTACCAAAAGAAGCGCCTGGATTTAAATTTAACCTGTGCGCCATTGACCATGAATTTATTCATCTAGGGCCAGTTGTTGAAGAATTAGAATTAACAAAATATGGCTTAGAATATTTAGAATGTGACCCAGTTGTTTTTTGTCCCCATCCTGACGGTAAATATTTTTTAGGTCATAAATCCCTGGAAAAAACCTGTGCTGAGATTGCCCGTTATAGTGAACGCGATGCCAAAAAATACGCAGAGTTTACGGAATATTGGCAACGGGCTATAGGTGCAATGATTCCCATGTTTAATGCCCCTCCCAAATCTGTCATAGATATTGCGGGTAACTACGACATCACCAAATTAAAAGATTTATTTTCTGTCATTGGTTCGCCATCCAAGACGCTGGACTTTATCCGTAATATGATGACCAGCGCCGAAGATATACTTAATGAGTGGTTCGATTCAGAATTTCTCAAAGCACCCCTTGCCAGATTAGCATCAGAATTAGGTGCGCCCCCATCCCAAAAAACCATCGCCATTGGCGCAATTATGATGGCTATGCGTCACAACCCAGGTATGGCTAGACCCCGTGGTGGTACTGGCGCACTGGTACAAGCTTTGGTTAATTTAGTGACCTCTAAAGGTGGTGTAATTCTTACAGAACAGCACGTAGAAAAAGTTTTAATTGATAATGCTAAAGCTGTTGGTGTCCGGGTAGCTGGTGGTACAGAATATCGTGCTAAATATGGAGTGATTTCTAATATTGATGCCAAGCGGTTGTTTTTACAAATGACCGATAAAAGCGATATCGATGCAGTAGATCCCAATTTATGGGAAAGATTGGAACGCCGCATTGTCAACAATAACGAAACCATCCTGAAAATCGATTTAGCTTTAGATGAACCACTGCGCTTTCCCTACCACGCCCATAAAGATGAGTATCTAGTCGGATCAATTTTAATTGCAGATTCTATTGCCCATGTAGAACAAGCACACAGTAAATGTACCTTGGGAGAGATACCTGATACTGACCCATCCATGTATGTAGTCATGCCCAGCTTCCTTGATCCCACCTTAGCACCTCCAGGCAAACATACTGTATGGATTGAATTTTTTGCCCCTTATCAAATTGCTGGTGCAGACGGTACAGGTTTGAAAGGTACTGGTTGGACGGATGAATTGAAAAATAAAGTTGCTGATAGAGTTGTTGATAAGTTAGCAACCTATGCACCCAACGTCAAAACTGCAACCATTGCCCGACGTGTGGAAAGTCCCGCAGAATTAGGTGAAAGATTAGGCGCATACAAAGGGAATTACTACCACATTGATATGACATTAGATCAAATGGTATTTTTCCGTCCCTTACCAGAAATAGCCAACTACAAAACCCCCATTGATAATCTCTTTTTAACTGGTGCGGGAACTCATCCAGGTGGTTCTATTTCGGGAATGCCAGGACGCAATTGTGCGCGGGTATTTTTGCAGAATAAGCACCCAATTACCCAGACACTGAAAGATGCACGGGATTCAATCAAGTCAACGGTAGGGTCTGTGTTTGGTATTGGGTAGATTTTAGCCCATCTCATATATTTTGCTTGTATAGCCCCAAGCTGAAACCCTTGTAGAGACGTTCTATAGAACGTCTCTACATTCATTTTCGGAGAGGTCTATTCAATGCTTCCAAAGCTTGGAGGTTTTTACATTTAGTTAAATCTTAATTCCTAGCAATGGGATCGCCACTACTCTATTACCAGAAGCGATCGCATCGGTGATCGCCCACATTCACCCCATCATCAAAAGTGCGATCGCCTGACATGAAGAACTTTGATGACAGCTTATATGCTATCATCATCACATGGTGATTAAAATTGTAGTTGATACTAGCGTTTTTATTAGTGCGCTGATTAGCTCTCAAGGCTCCAGTAGAGAAGTCATTCGGCGCTGTTTCAAAGGAGAATATCAGCCTTTGATGGGAAATGCTTTATTTTCTGAGTATGAGTCAGTTATTCATCGCTCAGAAATTATCGCTAAATGCCCTTTAACTACTGAAGAAATTTCTGTTTTACTTGCATCATTAATGAGTGTAAGTCAATGGATTTATATCTACTATTTATGGCGGCCTAATTTAAAAGACGAAGCTGATAATCACTTAATTGAATTAGCAGTGGCGGGAAATGCTCAAATTATTGCCACTCACAATGTCAAAGATTTCCAAAATGCTGAATTGCTATTTCCTAATTTATCAATATTAACACCCGAAGAAATTATTAGGAGTTGAACACAAATGGCAACTTTAACTATTCGTTTACCAGACGATAAGCACAACAGACTAAAAGAACTTGCTCAAGCCAAAGGCATCAGTGTAAATAAATTAATTGAAGAACTTTCTACCATAGCTTTAGCAGAATTTGATGCCCAGACAAGATTTAAAGCAATGGCTGCAACTGGCAACCCAGAAGCAGGCTTAAGAATACTGGCTACACTTGATGATCACTTAGGAAAATGAGCTAACTTGAAAATTAGAATCCCCATCAGTGGGTAAGTCATACTTGTAACTGATGTCAACAGGACAAAAAACTGGTCAAATGGAGGTATTGTTGCCCACACTGGAGTAATGACAGAGCGCGTATTAATTTTAGGAGGACGGGGGCGGATAGGTAGGAGTGTCGCCCAAGATATCGCCACCCATACATCAGCAAAAATTACCATCACTGGACGTTCTCCACAGACGGACAAGGGGGTTGGCTTGTCGTTTCTGGTGTTGGACTTGGCGGAGGTTGACAAGTTGCGGGAAGCGATCGCCAACTCTGATTTAGTCATCCACTGTGCTGGCCCGTTTCATTACCGAGATGCTAATGTTCTCAAAATCTGCATTGAACAAGGCGTTAACTATCTAGATGTTAGTGACCATCGTTCCTTTACCAGTAAGGCTTTAAGTTATCATGAACAAGCCGTGGCATCTGGGGTGACAGCTATTATCAATACTGGTATTTTTCCCGGTATTTCTAACAGCATGGTACGTCAGGGTATTGAACAATTTGATCAAGCAGAGAAGATACATTTAAGTTATTTGGTTGGTGGTTCTGGTGGGGCTGGTATTACAGTCATGCGGACAACTTTTTTAGGCTTACAATATCCTTTTCAAGCCTGGATTAATGGTCAATGGCAATTTGTCAAGCCATATAGTGATAGAGAAGTGATTAGTTTTCCACCTCCCTACAAACGCAGTGGTGTTTACTGGTTTGATATGCCAGAAACTTTTACACTACCCCAAGTATTCCCCTCTGTCAAAACTGTGATTACTAAATTTGGCTCAATTCCAGACTTTTATAATCATTTAACTTGGATTGCTGCCCATATTTTCCCAAAATGGTTGATGCAGCGTCACAACACAATTGAATTTTTATCTTATGTTAGCCATTTCATGACAGATGTGACTAATAACCTTAGTGGGATTGGGGTGGCAGTGCGTTCAGAAGTTACAGGCATCAAAAATGGTGAAAATGCTGCTTATTGCTCAACTTTATTCCATGAAAATACAGCGATCGCTTCTGGTTGTGGTACAGGTAGCTTGGCTCAATTGTTACTGGAAGGCAAGCTCAAAAAACCAGGGGTTTGGCCAGTAGAAGCAGCATTATCAACAGATTTATTTATGCAATCTATGGCAAGTAGAGAAATTACAATTGCACATAATTGGTTATAGGAATTTACATCACACAGAAACACAGAGAGTTAGGGAGATGAAAATGCAGATTTTTCTATGCAATCAATTTCAATATACCTTTGTTTATTCGTGTCTCTGTGGTTAATAAATTCCATTATTCTACTTCACTCAGGGTGGAATGAGCAGCAGATTTTCTGATAGCAATTTGGTGTTCATACCAATTCATTAAAGGGGTAGCAGAAATGCCATGCACAATTACAGAAGCTACGACGGTAGTATAAGTTATCCAAGAAATTTGTTCAGCAGTTTCACCTTTTAAGCCATGACTAAAGGCATAGGCAAGATAATATAAAGAGCCTACACCACGAATTCCAAACCAGCCAAATAACAAGCGGGTTGCAGGGTGAAAACTACGACGTTGTGAATGTAGAGGACGTTTACCAATTGTACTAATCCAAGCACCTAGAGGACGGATGATAAGAAATAGGCAAACTATCACTATCAAGGATTGGTAGGCATAATTTAGCATTGGCTGCCATAATAAAATTGACCCCAACAACAAAATTGTGCCAACTTCTAAAAGCCTTTCTAGACGCTCAATAAACTCTAATTGTGCCAGTGGTTTATCGGGATCTCTATAACTGTACTGCACAAATAAACCCGCTACAAATACAGCAAGAAATCCATAGCCATTAACTATTTCTGTGACAGAATAAGTTAATAGAATCGCACTAATAGCAATAAAATCCTCCATAAGTACATCAGCAGCACGTTTTTTTTGCACTCTTTGATCAATCCAAACCACTGCTTTAGCCATTAAAAAACCCATAATCATCCCAACTGCGATCGCCCAGATTAAATCTACGACTAACCAAGCTCTAAACCAGTTGTGCCAATTGGGATCTTTAATTGCATACAGCCCAAAATAAACAAAGGGAAAAGCTAAAGCATCATTTAATCCACCCTCAGAAGTTAACCCAAAGCGTAACTCATCTCTGTCATTGGTATCTGTTAGTTGAACTTCGGAAGCCAATACTGGATCAGTGGGTGCAAGAATCGCTCCTAATAAAATCGCTTCTCCCCAACTCATCCCTAAAAATAAATTGCCGACAAGTGCCAACCCAATAATAGAAATTGGCATTAATAAAACTATGAGCCTTGCTGTGATATCCCAAACTCTCAATTGCAAAGGACGAATAATTTTTAAACCACAGCTAAATACAGAAACAATGACTACAAATTCCGTTAACCTTTCGAGTAACTTGGCATTAAATACATCGTTTTGTCTGAGTTGGATCATCCCCGTACCTTCAGGCCCCAGAAAAATCCCAACTAATAAATAGATAATGGCAAAGGAAAGAGGTAAACGAGAAATCCAACCAGAACCGAGGGTAACAACTAGCAACAGAAGTCCAATAATTAGTAGATCAAGAATATAAATATCTATCATGTAAATATGTATAAAAAAGAAATATGCACTTGTCAGTCTATCTGCGTTCTCCTATTTGTATAAAATATCTATAGATAGATTTTATGAAGAAATTTTCCAGTTTTTCCTAATTTTGCTAGCTTAGGGTGAATAGTGCGAAGAGGAGCATTGGTCATGAAACTTCCAGATAGTCCCAAAATGCCAAAATTTATGCAGCTAGTACAGTGGATTTCTAATCCATTGCAGCTAATGGAAGCATCTGCCAAAGCTCACGGGGAATGTTTTACTTTATGGCTAACTAACCAACAGCCAATGGTGTTTTTAAGTAACCCCCAAGCAATTCAGGAGATTTTTACCAAACCTTTAGAACAAATAGATGCTAGAGGTTCAGCCCAAATTTTACAACCCTTACTAGGAGATAACTCCTTACTATTGCTGTCGGGTGAAACTCATCAACGCCAACGCAGGTTGTTAACTCCGCCCTTTCATGGCGATGCCTCACGGCAAGACCTTGCGGGTCAACGCATGAAAGCTTACGGTGATATCATCACGAACATCACCAAAGATGTCATCAGTAATTGGCAACTAGGTAAACCTTTTTCTGTGCGTGATTCCATGCAGGAAATCACACTGCGAGTCATCTTACAAGCAGTATTTGGACTACATGAAGGTGAACGTTATACACAGTTGCAAAAACGGTTGTGTTCTCTTTTAGAATTAACTTCCTCTTCCTTGCGTGCATCCCTATCGTTTATCCCTGCATTGCAAGTAGATTTAGGTCGCTGGAGTCCTTGGGGAAATTTCCTCCGTCAACGAGAAGAAATTGACAAACTACTTTATGCAGAAATCCAAGAACGCAGAGATAACCCAGACCCATCTCGTAGCGATATCCTCTCCTTAATGATGTCAGCCCGTGATGAAAATGGCGAACCAATGACCGATGTAGAGTTACGTGATGAATTAATGACTCTGTTAGTCGCCGGTCATGAAACCACAGCCTCCGCCTTAGCATGGGCTTTCTACTGGATTCACCATCTACCGTCAGTGCGAGAGAAACTGCTAGCAGAGTTAGATAGTTTTCCCGATGCAGATTGCAGTGAAATCACTCGCCTTCCTTATTTAACTGCGGTTTGTCAAGAAACACTCCGCATTTACCCTATTGGCATGATTACCATCCCCCGCATTGTCAAATCACCTATCGAAATTATGGGGCATAACTTCGAGCCAGGAACCATGCTATTAGGTTGCATTTATTTAGTTCATCGCCGGCCAGATTTATATCCCCAACCTGAACAATTTAAACCGGAACGGTTTTTAGAAAAGCAATATTCACTTTATGAATATCTACCTTTTGGTGGTGGTAATCGGCGCTGTTTGGGTATGTCCTTTGCTTTGCTTGAAATGAAGTTGGTATTAGCAACAGTCTTATCTCATTTGGATTTAGCATTAGTTGCAAATTATCCAGTTAAACCCATCCGTCGAGGAGTGACGTTAGCACCTTCTGGTGGTAAATGGTTGATTGCAACTGGACAACGGCAAAAGATGAAAAGTCCGGTTGAAGTGTAGTGTCTATCCCGCCTTGGAATGAATGATACTGTGGGCGCACTCTGCACAAGGTAGTGAACTGGCACGAGCGACAACGGTTAAATAACCCTGATTATTTTATCCCGCACTTAACTGCACTGCTAGAGGCGATTGTTGGGAATGAATGGTTATTTGATCGCTTTTAATTCAAATCCCCGACTTTTTGAACAAATCGGGGATCTAGGCTGCTGTACCTACAAAAGTAATTGATATCCAGTATCGCTACAGCTATACTTTTCACTCACTTATGACAGAGGCACAGGCTTGAGCCTCCCGCCACAATTTGTGTAAAAAGAACTCTGTGCGTGAACTCAAACCATCACCATTAGGTGTATCGCTGATCATTGTCACAAACACGCCATCAGCATCCTGAGAACCATCGGATAACCAAGAACCCCGCAGGGTTACTTCCACATATTCAGGATCACAGATAGACAAATCAATAATTTCACTATTCACCAGTTTAGCTTCAGCCTTGAGTGCTTCAATCCCCGGCAAATCCGCAGGTAGCAAAAAGGAAGCCGTGCTGGGTTCCACGCACAAACTTTGACCAACGCGTAACGCCAAAATTACTCGCGTTTGTACCCATTCCTCCAACGACAAAGCCAGATACTCTAAATAAAAACTGTTTTCAGTGTAAGTTAATTTCAGCATTCCCTATGCTCTCCTGCTATTCCAGGTTTGCTTGCACATCTATCCAAAATTGTGTGGCGCTGTCTTGCCAAGCTTCGCTAAAAGCAAAGGCTACCGCCGGGTGAACTGGAGGTTTTGGCTTGGTACGTAACTGCATACCCGCCTCAGTTGGAGTGCGATCGCCTTTACGAGAATTGCATCTTTCACAAGCTGCAACTACGTTATCCCAAGTGTGAGTACCACCTCTAGACCTAGGCAGTACATGATCTAGGGTGAGACGTTTCCTACTGCCGCAATATTGGCAACTGTGATGATCTCGCCGTAGTATTTCCCGCCGATTTACTGGGGGAAGTTTCCATGTCCTTTCAATAGAAGCGATTTTTAAGCGAATATGTTTCGGCACATTAATTATCAAGCTGGGTGAGTGAACTCGCCACCCATCGGCTGTAGAACCCAACAAAGGTTCTGCTTTGTTGGTAATTAACAGCACAATTGCCCGCTTAATATTAACCCGGCACAGTGGTAAGTAATTTTGCGAAAATACCACCACAGACTGCTCTAACACTGGCATTGCAATCGCCACAGCTTCACTCCTTAATAAAAAACCCCCGCTTCTGATTTGGGTGAAGCGGGGGTAAGAAATTGACCGTAATTTTTTTTGGTCTTATATTGGTACAGCACTTCTCTGTCTGTACCTCCCGCTTCTTTTATCTAGTTGTGGTTTGGCATTCAGCCCATGAATGCTGACATATATAAAGTCATAATTACCCTCTGTGATTTGCCCATCCTTGTAGCCACCATCACCCATAAATAAATACTCCACTCCCGCAGCGCCTAATTCCCAACTAAATCGCCAGTTGGTGGTACGCAAGGAAGTAGAGATGGGGTAAATGGATTTCACAGAAAATTTCACCTATTGAACATTCCTTTAAACATACTACACTTGTATTACTATCCTGTCCATACTTTAAGGAGAAAAAGTCATGCACACAATTACTCGTACCCCAACTACCGATATGGAAGTTACCAGCATCCGTTTAGAACGAGAACTTAAAGAGAAACTCAAAGAAATTGCTGGCAATCAGGGATATCAAGCCCTCATCCGAGATATCCTCTGGAATTATGTGCAGCAAAAATCCGGTGAGTGGAAACCTCGGTTTTCACGCGCCGATATTCGAGCTAGTATAGCCGCCACCGCCCAGCAAGAAGAACGTTGTGTACTCACAGGTCAACTCATTCAACCCCAACAACCAATGTTGTTAGGACTCACCAGACATGGCGACATGGTTCCTCTCAGTATCGAAAGTTTAGCTGGCTAGTCACCTTACAGTCCCATGAATGCAGTCTAGTTATTGCCGAGGGTAATCACTGGGCTGCATTCGTCGTTTTTAGAAGGGGCAGGCTGTAGCTTTTGTCCATCAGACACGGGTTTTAGGGTCTAGGGGTGCCTCTTGACAAAAAAAGATTCTTAACATATCAAGTAAAAAACTATAGAGCATAGGAATAAAATGACAAACTCTTAAAATTCTGTCGGTAGCTTCTCCCCTCCTAGCTGGAAAATACTACTTCGACCAATATCGATGTAGCTACCGCAATGCCCCATGCCCATTTTCATGCTTGGGTGTGAGACTCATCTCATCGGGACTACCTTCATAAGTGTAATTTAAATCACAATAGTAATAATGCGGTTTCTCAATATGAAGTTCTTGTCTGAAATCCAGAGAAATTACGGTTTATGTATAGTTATAAACAAGATATCTTAAGTTCAAGCTATTGACTGGATACTGCCTTGATCAATCAAACGCAAGTTTGTAAAGGCATTTTAACAAGCTGAGAATATTTCGATATCTATGTATAAATTATCTTAATATACTGATAACTTGGTCATCTGCAAAAGAAAGGGGCTATAACAGATGATAGAAAATATTGATACAAAATTTGTCATCCATCCGGTATGGCGACACAACTAACGGTGAATAATATGCCAAAAAGTTGGGTGCAAGCAAAACGGGGTCACTATTCAAGAGCATATCAGGAATGAAAAAGCATTTAATACTGCCGCCACAACGCCCCGATGACCCAGAGCGACTACAAACATACCCAGTCAAACTGATGCAGCATCAGGAAAAAACAGCCCACAAGTTGGCACAACAAATTAATCACATCATTGCTAGTAGTCCAGCGACAGAATTGATGCTGCAAGAGATTGCCGCGTTGGTAGGAGTTGCCACTCAAGTAGATT carries:
- a CDS encoding Uma2 family endonuclease; the encoded protein is MTYTPPKILTFEEFVIQYGDNTRYELIDGELRDMEPTGPHEAVAGSIAGRIYVEIFSSNLNWLIPKTCLIKPPAAAATALRPDVIVLDKAKLSQEPLWQKEPIICNGSTIKLVAEVVSTNWQDDYARKVEEYALLNIPEYWIVDFRGLGGLQFIGNPKQPTLTICHLVNGVYQQQQYRLGDTIHSYLLPNLQIKLDDLMPNS
- a CDS encoding deoxyribodipyrimidine photo-lyase, 8-HDF type is translated as MSDLILFWHRRDLRIADNTGLALAREQSPQVVGVFCLDSNILERDDVAPARVTYMMGCLQALQQRYAQAGSQLLILHGEPVQAIPHLAETLQAKAVFWNWDVEPYSQIRDRAIMESLKAKGIEFLTQNWDQILHAPEEIRSGSNTPYTVYTPFWKNWISKPKAQPVATLENTAGLTEKQQELAKQAGAIALPTAKELGFVWDTDLIISPGEAAAQEKLEEFTAKAITEYQEQRNFPAVDGTSQLSAALKFGVIGIRTVWQATTAVLEDCNSEEVTTSIRTWQQELAWREFYQHAMYHFPELAEGAYRDIFKSFPWENNEEHFLAWCEGKTGYPIVDAAMRQMNEIGWMHNRCRMIVASFLTKDLLINPQWGEKYFMQKLIDGDLSANNGGWQWSASSGMDPKPVRIFNPASQAQKFDPDAEYIRQWLPELRSIDTEYLVTGKITPLERRAVGYPDPIVDHKKQQQQFKLRYQQQKGGKE
- a CDS encoding carbonic anhydrase; its protein translation is MYRRNLLKLLGASALGEAIAYTRSFPASATTLENIKWGYIGVGSPEHWAELAPEYQLCQTGRQQTPINLQGTTDIETAALVFNYRHTPLKIINNDHSIQVNYTPGSSITFKGEIFNLLQFHFHHPSEHQITGQPFDLEIHLVHRSAAGKLAVVGIFAQAGALNPILQTIWDVMPSQPQPEQLFENISINVSQLLPSDRSFYEYRGSLTTPPCSEDVLWFVMQQPIEVSWQQIQQFAAIFPHNSRPIQPLNSRKLLGNRQ
- a CDS encoding LmeA family phospholipid-binding protein → MANNQNLEEQLISQAAERQVSDQLDAVEEIDIFVQTNLLKIVQGQADGVTVSGQGLVTKDNIRVQEIKLETDSIDINPVRAIFGQIELNKPVNFVARVTLKEADLNHALNSPISRKFVQKFQLDVEGKTVNFDLEEMQLSLSENGQIITRGKLQLKENGHQRLLGFTSMIRPHTRSHPIMLESFNCTQGGGLSTGFILSLMQKMEELANLPYLEMDNIKLRIQNIEVQKETLILLVRANVGDIPDYIT
- the crtO gene encoding beta-carotene ketolase CrtO; amino-acid sequence: MQEYDVVIIGAGHNGLVCAAYLLKAGYSVLLLEKRSVPGGAATTEECLPKEAPGFKFNLCAIDHEFIHLGPVVEELELTKYGLEYLECDPVVFCPHPDGKYFLGHKSLEKTCAEIARYSERDAKKYAEFTEYWQRAIGAMIPMFNAPPKSVIDIAGNYDITKLKDLFSVIGSPSKTLDFIRNMMTSAEDILNEWFDSEFLKAPLARLASELGAPPSQKTIAIGAIMMAMRHNPGMARPRGGTGALVQALVNLVTSKGGVILTEQHVEKVLIDNAKAVGVRVAGGTEYRAKYGVISNIDAKRLFLQMTDKSDIDAVDPNLWERLERRIVNNNETILKIDLALDEPLRFPYHAHKDEYLVGSILIADSIAHVEQAHSKCTLGEIPDTDPSMYVVMPSFLDPTLAPPGKHTVWIEFFAPYQIAGADGTGLKGTGWTDELKNKVADRVVDKLATYAPNVKTATIARRVESPAELGERLGAYKGNYYHIDMTLDQMVFFRPLPEIANYKTPIDNLFLTGAGTHPGGSISGMPGRNCARVFLQNKHPITQTLKDARDSIKSTVGSVFGIG
- a CDS encoding putative toxin-antitoxin system toxin component, PIN family — its product is MVIKIVVDTSVFISALISSQGSSREVIRRCFKGEYQPLMGNALFSEYESVIHRSEIIAKCPLTTEEISVLLASLMSVSQWIYIYYLWRPNLKDEADNHLIELAVAGNAQIIATHNVKDFQNAELLFPNLSILTPEEIIRS
- a CDS encoding toxin-antitoxin system HicB family antitoxin yields the protein MATLTIRLPDDKHNRLKELAQAKGISVNKLIEELSTIALAEFDAQTRFKAMAATGNPEAGLRILATLDDHLGK